In Uranotaenia lowii strain MFRU-FL chromosome 2, ASM2978415v1, whole genome shotgun sequence, one genomic interval encodes:
- the LOC129747444 gene encoding DNA-directed RNA polymerases I and III subunit RPAC1: MPEAMENRSEKPRLYLEEYKLKQDANDYGLSDDFWDFEQFKRQLQIVIVRHAESELEFDMIGVNPAIANAFRRLMISEVPSMAIEKVHIYNNTSIIQDEVLAHRLGLIPLQADPRLFEYKTNVNDPPNALDTLEFELKVKCTWKNKESDEVTNNDNMYKNHSIYSGQIKWVPVGNQASIYKEPEVGPIDGDILISKMRPGHEFDIKLFAIKGIGKDHAKFSPVATASYRLLPEIRLNRPVVGRDALLLQKCFSPGVIEIDKDDQAYVKDARYDSCSRNVYRYPQIADSVTMSRVRNHFIFTVESLGALPPDVIFVEAAKVLKKKCKMFLDEIKGN; the protein is encoded by the exons ATGCCGGAAGCGATGGAAAATCGGTCGGAAAAACCGCGACTCTATCTTGAGGAGTACAAACTGAAACAGGATGCAAACGACTACGGACTGTCGGACGATTTTTGGGACTTTGAGCAATTCAAGCGGCAGCTGCAGATCGTCATCGTCCGGCATGCAGAAAGCGAGCTGGAGTTCGACATGATCGGTGTGAATCCGGCAATTGCCAACGCTTTCCGGCGCTTGATGATCAGCGAAGTACCCAGCATGGCCATCGAGAAAGTACACATCTACAACAACACGTCTATAATTCAAGATGAGGTTCTGGCGCATCGACTGGGATTGATTCCTCTGCAG gCCGATCCTCGTTTGTTCGAGTATAAAACAAACGTAAATGATCCACCAAATGCTTTGGATACGCTTGAGTTTGAGCTTAAGGTCAAATGTACTTGGAAGAATAAGGAATCCGACGAAGTTACTAACAATGACAACATGTACAAGAATCACAGCATCTATTCGGGACAGATCAAATGGGTCCCGGTTGGTAATCAGGCTTCGATCTATAAGGAACCGGAAGTGGGACCGATCGACGGCGATATTCTGATCAGTAAAATGCGCCCTGGGCATGAATTTGATATTAAGCTTTTTGCCATCAAAGGCATAGGAAAAGATCATGCTAAGTTTTCACCGGTAGCTACGGCATCCTACCGATTGCTTCCGGAGATTCGTCTCAATCGACCGGTGGTGGGTCGCGATGCGTTACTGCTTCAGAAATGTTTTTCGCCGGGGGTAATTGAAATCGATAAGGATGATCAGGCGTACGTGAAGGACGCCCGTTATGATAGCTGCAGCCGGAATGTTTACCGGTATCCGCAGATTGCAGATTCGGTCACAATGAGTCGGGTGAGGAATCATTTCATTTTCACCGTGGAATCACTGGGAGCCCTCCCACCGGATGTGATTTTCGTGGAAGCGGCCAAAGTCCTGAAGAAGAAGTGTAAAATGTTCTTGGATGAAATTAAAGGTAACTAA
- the LOC129747433 gene encoding leucine-rich PPR motif-containing protein, mitochondrial, which produces MASILRSSKFVRYFAGFARNIVFNTVRETEGSFIQQSQCLCGSSVSGYATSAASSSQGLDRSLKRLDEDVKRSGRISRRDLEDVLEEIRINRSASSAQSLLVIRCCGNLVPEELPEVRTALVQEIWKTLNSLNVAMDISHYNALLRVYLDNEHSFSPTEFLADLQAKGVEPNRVTYQRLISRYCQEGDIEGATKILEFMREKQLPVNEYVFNALIMGHSQADDLESATGILAVMAQAGLQPSADTYTTLLCGYARKGDIEYITKTLDTCEKKEIFLLDKDLLEIIYSLATNGFADKVEFLIERIRKQVGYNQDAVNVILRLINRGQEEVALKLLKTMPRATKNDGELANTGGFLLKQLVKAKRPVDKIIAICEELQSGGLNKQAYLIALETALRNGINETAFALLKVMSQSNFPLRQHFFWPLLCTTDRPQPEGVMNVLRAMKDEFNLMPSSETVREYAIPNLGMANYEEVIQLLKSVGISTAAASSGCAFVALENNNLKEAAQIASRFRAFYSPGIYRKPLVSALVHTKDFDSYIRFSRHLYDNLTRINTKEELNDLDGESDGNVPNMQAEVLGTMIFDVLVSFKNNRVEAVEKVLTGFVNQGLSISSKQAQRIQEKLGAELTTEISSMLSKLAAGELEPIQLESTAPRTKQNNSNLSIPQLERLITDLQARGDNTNSLKSVLIRNVIRANDVAKTEEVLNRLEGEGYVVQPGVYAQIVELYANNDKIEEAFDLLKRVKAKSPDFELDGTKMIRLVQALIQQERFDDAYSFLNENKPSVARGDRDEDFNYNSACWRLLNGLAEKGNAEQVNKLINHLLDNGFITPHNIFLGSLIKVHLVRDDLKTAITVFEEICQKYRTTPWKSELTCRLIQAEDASSLQRLTDLSTEVHGEVNSLYDLVFAFVDCGRIRQARKILETPGLRTRYQRIENACDRYHVEGKTQSLEGLMEATKDLNHIDRSHIYHKLLKSYINDKQPEKALGLWTKMQEEDESPSDAFLIELSDFLKSNNYEVPFVTPAAVSTTTPASKMSKNEKQKTQPTSDKKSEPNSNISVPLKNFKAAIKISDPDRILSTSEKLSPNDKLNITERSLIIEALINRDRLNEASKNVIQLLEQNLHPIPRIFKYFLNKLAASGDLNTFEQIGKMLSEDLKRLISYDNRYCHANIVGGNAAHYLKKLESAITNVKTKEEAEVAAKHFPIGGAAGILTTHPELHNEYQKLAELYTKWDIITPMNALWTHYFLNGQESQAQELWDKHLANSPRVMFQKIIQHARENNDDALVRRLIVQLKDSKISENGQGIIYSCLIDALVVKGQTDQGMEALQEALKVVCLENINRSALRRLKDAVTSSGREFPYQIPERTANKSHETTSSSSSSSSDDDIGPSKN; this is translated from the exons ATGGCCTCGATATTGCGGTCCAGCAAATTTGTGCGCTATTTCGCCGGATTCGCGCGGAACATAGTATTCAACACAGTCCGGGAGACGGAAGGAAGTTTTATTCAGCAGTCGCAATGTTTGTGCGGCAGTTCTGTGAG CGGGTATGCTACATCTGCCGCTAGTTCCAGTCAGGGACTAGACCGATCTTTGAAGCGGCTGGATGAAGATGTAAAACGCTCTGGAAGAATTTCACGCCGAGATCTGGAAGATGTTCTGGAGGAAATTCGAATTAACCGTTCCGCTTCCAGCGCTCAATCTTTACTGGTTATTCGTTGTTGCG GTAACCTAGTTCCAGAAGAGCTTCCCGAGGTGCGTACAGCTCTGGTTCAGGAGATATGGAaaacgttgaacagcttgaacgTAGCAATGGACATTTCTCACTACAACGCCCTTCTTCGGGTGTATTTggataatgagcactccttctCGCCTACGGAATTTCTGGCGGATCTGCAGGCCAAGGGCGTTGAACCGAATCGCGTCACCTATCAGCGATTAATATCGCGCTACTGCCAAGAGGGAGACATTGAGGGAGCAACCAAGATTCTGGAATTCATGCGGGAGAAGCAGCTTCCAGTTAATGAATACGTTTTCAACGCACTGATAATGGGACACTCGCAGGCTga CGATCTGGAATCGGCGACAGGTATTCTGGCAGTTATGGCGCAAGCAGGACTTCAACCGTCGGCCGACACCTACACCACTCTTTTGTGCGGATATGCTAGGAAGGGTGACATCGAGTATATCACCAAAACCTTGGATACATGTGAAAAGAAAGAAATCTTCCTGTTGGATAAGGATCTTCTGGAGATAATTTATTCCCTTGCTACGAACGGCTTCGCGGACAAAGTTGAATTTCTGATAGAAAGAATCCGCAAACAAGTGGGCTACAACCAAGACGCTGTCAATGTTATTCTTCGTTTGATAAATCGTGGCCAGGAAGAGGTGGCTCTGAAGCTTCTAAAAACAATGCCACGAGCAACGAAAAACGACGGGGAGTTGGCCAACACGGGAGGATTTCTTCTGAAGCAGTTGGTCAAAGCTAAAAGACCGGTCGATAAAATTATTGCAATTTGTGAAGAGCTTCAAAGTGGCGGACTGAATAAACAGGCTTACCTGATAGCATTGGAAACAGCTCTTCGTAATGGAATAAACGAGACAGCATTTGCTTTACTGAAGGTAATGAGCCAAAGTAATTTTCCTCTGCGACAACACTTCTTTTGGCCACTACTCTGTACGACCGATCGTCCACAGCCAGAAGGTGTTATGAATGTATTGAGAGCCATGAAGGACGAGTTCAATTTAATGCCTAGCAGCGAAACAGTCCGAGAATATGCTATTCCAAACTTGGGAATGGCCAACTATGAAGAAGTTATTCAACTGCTCAAAAGTGTGGGTATTTCTACTGCGGCCGCAAGCTCAGGATGCGCTTTCGTTGCGTtagaaaataataatcttaAGGAAGCAGCACAGATTGCTTCGCGATTCAGGGCATTTTATTCACCTGGAATTTATCGAAAACCACTGGTATCAGCACTAGTTCACACCAAAGACTTCGATTCCTACATTCGCTTCTCTCGACACTTGTATGACAATTTGACCAGAATCAATACTAAGGAAGAGTTGAATGATCTGGACGGTGAATCTGATGGCAACGTTCCTAATATGCAAGCGGAGGTTCTAGGAACTATGATTTTCGATGTTTTGGTATCCTTTAAAAATAATCGCGTTGAGGCAGTGGAAAAAGTGTTGACTGGATTCGTCAACCAAGGTTTGTCAATTAGTAGCAAGCAGGCGCAAAGGATTCAAGAAAAGTTGGGTGCTGAGCTGACAACTGAAATCTCGTCCATGCTTAGCAAACTAGCGGCTGGTGAATTGGAACCAATCCAACTTGAATCCACTGCACCTCGAACAAAGCAAAACAACTCAAATCTTTCTATTCCGCAACTGGAACGCTTGATAACGGATCTGCAGGCGCGAGGAGATAATACCAACTCATTGAAGAGCGTCCTCATACGGAATGTTATCCGCGCCAATGATGTGGCCAAAACTGAAGAAGTTCTGAATCGATTAGAAGGCGAAGGTTACGTTGTTCAACCAGGAGTGTATGCTCAAATCGTGGAGCTGTAcgcaaacaatgacaaaattgaggAGGCATTTGATTTGTTAAAAAGAGTAAAGGCAAAATCCCCAGATTTTGAATTGGACGGTACAAAAATGATCAGATTGGTGCAGGCCCTAATCCAGCAGGAACGCTTCGATGATGCTTACTCTTTTTTGAATGAGAATAAGCCTTCCGTTGCTCGAGGAGATCGGGATGAAGATTTCAATTATAACAGCGCCTGTTGGCGTTTACTGAACGGTTTAGCTGAGAAGGGTAATGCAGAACAAGTGAATAAACTTATTAATCACTTGCTGGACAACGGATTCATTACACCACATAATATTTTCCTAGGATCATTAATTAAG GTTCATTTGGTACGAGACGATTTGAAAACAGCAATCACAGTGTTTGAGGAAATCTGCCAGAAGTATCGCACCACTCCTTGGAAATCTGAGCTAACCTGTCGACTAATTCAGGCTGAAGATGCTTCCAGTTTGCAGCGTTTAACAGATCTGAGCACGGAAGTGCACGGCGAAGTCAACAGTCTGTATGACTTGGTCTTCGCTTTTGTAGACTGCGGTCGCATTCGTCAGGCtcgtaaaattttggaaactccCGGCCTACGTACCCGTTATCAACGCATCGAGAATGCCTGCGATCGGTATCATGTAGAAGGAAAAACCCAAAGCCTAGAAGGACTAATGGAAGCCACGAAAGATTTGAATCACATCGATCGTTCTCATATATATCACAAGCTTCTCAAAAGCTACATCAACGACAAACAACCAGAGAAAGCTCTCGGTTTGTGGACCAAAATGCAGGAAGAAGATGAAAGCCCCTCGGATGCATTCCTAATCGAGTTGTCTGATTTTCTGAAATCTAACAACTACGAAGTTCCTTTCGTTACACCTGCTGCTGTGAGTACAACCACGCCAGCcagcaaaatgagcaaaaatgaaaaacaaaaaacgcaaCCAACTAGTGATAAGAAGTCGGAACCCAATTCTAATATTTCTGTTCCACTGAAGAATTTCAAGGCTGCTATAAAGATATCAGATCCGGATCGTATTCTCTCAACCAGCGAAAAACTTTCTCCGAACGATAAACTTAACATCACAGAACGATCGTTGATTATTGAAGCCTTGATTAATCGCGATCGCTTGAATGAAGCTTCTAAAAATGTTATTCAGCTACTGGAGCAGAACCTGCACCCTATAcctagaatttttaaatatttcctcAACAAGTTAGCAGCCAGTGGTGATTTGAACACTTTTGAACAGATTGGTAAAATGTTATCTGAAGATCTCAAACGATTAATTTCTTACGACAACAGATATTGCCATGCAAATATCGTAGGCGGTAATGCTGCACATTATTTGAAAAAGCTTGAATCTGCTATCACCAACGTTAAAACCAAGGAAGAGGCCGAGGTTGCTGCCAAACACTTTCCTATCGGTGGAGCTGCTGGTATTCTCACAACGCATCCGGAATTGCACAACGAATATCAAAAACTTGCTGAACTGTACACCAAATGGGACATAATAACGCCTATGAATGCACTCTGGACACATTACTTCTTAAACGGTCAAGAAAGTCAAGCCCAAGAGCTGTGGGACAAACATCTTGCTAACTCACCACGAGTAATGTTCCAGAAAATAATCCAACATGCTCGAGAGAATAATGACGATGCGCTGGTTCGACGATTGATTGTCCAGCTTAAAGATTCCAAAATTTCCGAAAATGGACAAGGAATTATTTACAGCTGTTTGATCGATGCTTTGGTTGTAAAAGGACAAACAGATCAGGGTATGGAGGCACTTCAGGAAGCTTTGAAGGTGGTTTGTTTGGAGAACATCAATCGATCTGCGCTGCGAAGACTAAAGGATGCTGTGACGTCCTCGGGACGTGAATTTCCCTATCAAATTCCCGAACGAACAGCCAACAAATCCCACGAAACAACTAgtagcagtagcagcagcagtagcGATGATGATATCGGTCCCAgcaaaaattaa
- the LOC129742394 gene encoding uncharacterized protein LOC129742394 — protein sequence MASASGGPRDGPIGRRFPSFMDQNKEFGRIIILQMTGIDGHILPKNPFIIGESIEKAVGSVESAYSEAQGTKYTIKTRKQEQVDKLLALQCLLDGTKITIKYHPTLNSCKCVISSYDLIEMNVTEIQEQLANQNVSEVRRIIRKQDNLKVNTSTLILTFKQTTYPEYVKVGLLRVATRTYYPNPMLCYECFEYGHSSKHCKGPKRCFNCSAEHPMTNPDETDSTEQPECKKPQFCRNCEGEHRPGNKKCEVYQKEAKIVKVRIDSNITYAEARKRVESGQNSYAQATAQNRKDSIKFDELIKENRRKDELIANLTNNNKQQSMQIERLLNEIQNLREDLSVRYVNSNIQTTPNNDTMDRTRSRSRTVNPDKFEQRNEIKRNRGISQRRVATSISPPMKKTTHMTNKDQENTETVSRQMDMYTSDTETPEQTPRTPHGGPNEKNKQRST from the coding sequence ATGGCCTCCGCCAGTGGAGGGCCTCGAGATGGACCTATTGGTAGAAGATTCCCATCGTTCATGGACCAAAACAAAGAATTCGGTCGAATCATAATCCTTCAGATGACTGGAATCGACGGTCATATCTTACCTAAAAACCCGTTTATTATAGGCGAATCGATAGAGAAGGCAGTAGGTAGTGTCGAATCGGCCTATAGTGAAGCCCAAGGTACGAAATACACTATAAAGACCAGGAAACAGGAACAGGTTGACAAATTGCTGGCTCTTCAATGTCTACTCGatggcacaaaaataacaatcaaGTACCACCCAACTTTAAACTCCTGCAAGTGCGTCATCTCATCGTATGACTTGATCGAAATGAACGTAACGGAAATTCAAGAACAACTCGCCAACCAAAATGTCTCAGAAGTACGCAGGATCATTCGTAAGCAAGACAATTTAAAAGTTAACACTTCTACACTCATTCTCACCTTCAAACAAACAACGTACCCCGAATACGTGAAGGTAGGACTACTACGAGTCGCCACCAGAACGTACTATCCCAACCCCATGTTGTGCTACGAATGCTTCGAGTATGGGCACTCATCGAAACATTGTAAAGGGCCGAAACGTTGTTTCAACTGTTCTGCAGAACATCCGATGACAAATCCTGATGAAACTGATAGCACCGAACAACCCGAATGCAAAAAGCCTCAATTTTGTCGCAATTGTGAAGGAGAACATAGACCAGGAAACAAAAAGTGTGAAGTCTATCAAAAAGAAGCCAAAATAGTCAAAGTGAGAATCGATTCCAACATCACCTATGCAGAAGCTCGAAAGCGAGTCGAAAGCGGACAGAACAGTTATGCTCAAGCTACAGCCCAAAATCGAAAAGATTCGATTAAATTTGACGAACTAATCAAGGAAAACAGAAGAAAGGACGAACTGATCGCAAATTtgacaaacaacaacaaacaacagtCAATGCAAATCGAAAGGCTTctcaatgaaattcaaaatcttaGAGAGGACTTGAGTGTACGATACGTTAACAGCAATATACAAACTACGCCAAACAACGATACTATGGACAGAACTAGGAGCCGATCACGAACTGTGAACCCCGACAAATTTGAGCAAAGAAACGAGATTAAGCGGAACAGAGGAATTTCACAAAGACGTGTAGCTACCTCTATCAGCCCTCCAATGAAGAAGACCACCCACATGACCAACAAAGATCAAGAAAACACTGAAACGGTTTCTCGGCAAATGGATATGTATACATCTGATACGGAAACTCCTGAACAAACTCCTCGAACTCCTCATGGCGGaccaaacgaaaaaaacaaacaaagatcaacataa